The following proteins are encoded in a genomic region of Leptolyngbyaceae cyanobacterium:
- a CDS encoding molybdenum cofactor biosynthesis protein MoaE, with amino-acid sequence MNSAIALPLNFTHQAHPKDNFAITFAPLSLEEVYSLADDAGNGAVVIMSGMVRDRTDGKPVVALEYQAYEPMALQVFQQIAASIRQQWQDVNSVVIHHRVGRLEIGKISVLVAVGCPHRAEAFEACRYAIDTLKHNAPIWKKEWYSELDGKISSSWVSIGACERSEIC; translated from the coding sequence ATGAACAGCGCGATCGCACTTCCCTTAAATTTTACTCATCAAGCCCACCCAAAAGATAATTTTGCCATTACCTTTGCTCCTTTATCATTGGAGGAAGTTTATTCTCTAGCAGATGATGCGGGTAACGGTGCTGTAGTAATCATGAGCGGAATGGTGCGCGATCGCACTGATGGCAAACCCGTCGTTGCGTTAGAATATCAAGCTTACGAACCGATGGCTTTACAGGTATTTCAGCAAATTGCTGCTAGTATTCGCCAGCAGTGGCAAGATGTAAATAGCGTGGTAATTCACCATCGAGTAGGACGTTTGGAAATTGGCAAAATCAGCGTTTTGGTAGCGGTAGGTTGTCCTCACCGAGCAGAAGCATTTGAGGCGTGCCGATATGCGATCGATACCTTAAAACATAACGCGCCAATTTGGAAAAAGGAGTGGTATAGCGAGCTAGATGGTAAAATATCTAGCAGTTGGGTAAGTATCGGTGCTTGTGAACGATCGGAAATTTGCTGA
- a CDS encoding aspartate carbamoyltransferase catalytic subunit, whose protein sequence is MSTTTWTRRHVISLADFLPSEYDTVLQTAASFREVLSRRVKKVPTLQGQVVATLFFEPSTRTRNSFELAAKRLSADTLSFAPGSSSLTKGETILDTAITYLAMGTNIMVIRHKEAGVPQAIATEMDRLQSQVSVLNAGDGQHEHPSQALLDLFTICSLDDPDHPRLELLKGKKIALIGDILHSRVARSNIWSLTASGAELHLAGPPTLLPQLFADYGKDRPGKLFLHWDVEPALRDADYVMTLRLQKERMTQHLLPSLREYHQRYGITRDRITLCKPNVKVLHPGPVNRGVEISSDLMDDPQFSLISQQVTSGVAVRMALLYLIGGGKV, encoded by the coding sequence ATGTCTACTACGACTTGGACGCGCCGCCACGTTATTTCGTTAGCTGATTTTCTTCCATCCGAGTACGATACAGTGCTGCAAACTGCCGCTAGTTTTCGGGAAGTATTGTCCCGACGGGTGAAAAAAGTACCGACCTTACAAGGACAGGTGGTAGCTACATTGTTTTTTGAACCATCTACCCGGACTCGCAATAGTTTTGAGCTTGCTGCAAAAAGGCTTTCAGCCGATACCCTCAGCTTTGCGCCAGGAAGCTCTTCTCTGACTAAAGGAGAGACTATCTTAGATACGGCGATTACGTATCTGGCGATGGGAACAAATATCATGGTGATTCGCCATAAGGAAGCGGGTGTACCGCAAGCGATCGCAACCGAAATGGATCGGCTACAATCCCAGGTCAGCGTCCTCAATGCGGGTGACGGTCAACACGAACATCCTTCCCAAGCATTGTTGGATTTGTTTACTATTTGTTCTCTGGACGACCCAGACCATCCCAGACTGGAACTTTTAAAAGGAAAAAAAATTGCTCTGATTGGCGATATCTTGCATTCGCGAGTAGCACGCTCTAATATCTGGAGTTTAACGGCTAGCGGGGCGGAATTGCATTTGGCTGGGCCACCCACTTTACTGCCGCAGCTATTTGCTGACTATGGTAAAGATAGACCGGGAAAACTATTTCTGCATTGGGATGTGGAACCTGCTTTGCGAGATGCTGACTACGTGATGACTCTCCGCCTGCAAAAGGAACGGATGACCCAGCATTTACTGCCTAGTTTGCGAGAATATCATCAACGATATGGGATTACGCGCGATCGCATTACTTTATGTAAACCAAATGTGAAAGTACTCCATCCAGGGCCAGTCAATCGCGGCGTGGAAATTAGCTCTGACTTGATGGATGACCCCCAGTTTAGCTTGATTTCTCAGCAGGTTACCAGTGGTGTTGCCGTGCGGATGGCACTGCTTTACTTGATTGGGGGAGGCAAGGTTTAG
- a CDS encoding DNA-3-methyladenine glycosylase produces MQLLTVDPCWLARPSIEVAPDSIGCTLVRQFSNGQIIKGLIVETEAYGPNDPACHAYRRQTPRNQVMFGPAGVSYIYLIYGRYHCLNLVTDREGIASAILIRALQLKYEPDAIAQHQGLKLDRIAAGPGKLCQALQINLSLNGQLLQPGQALWLEHRQPKFQKDLDQQILNLVQTTRIGLSQGANLPWRWYLRNCPDVSKF; encoded by the coding sequence ATGCAGCTACTAACGGTCGATCCTTGTTGGTTAGCCCGTCCATCAATTGAGGTAGCACCAGATTCGATCGGTTGTACTCTGGTACGCCAGTTTAGTAATGGACAAATAATTAAAGGGCTGATTGTCGAAACAGAAGCTTATGGGCCTAACGACCCGGCTTGCCATGCTTATCGGCGTCAAACACCGCGCAATCAAGTGATGTTTGGGCCAGCAGGAGTGAGTTATATTTATTTAATTTACGGTCGATACCATTGTTTAAATTTAGTAACTGACCGAGAGGGTATTGCTAGTGCTATTTTGATTAGAGCTTTGCAATTAAAATACGAGCCAGATGCGATCGCGCAACATCAAGGATTAAAACTCGATCGAATCGCAGCTGGGCCTGGTAAATTGTGTCAAGCACTGCAAATCAACCTCAGTTTAAACGGTCAATTATTACAACCAGGTCAAGCTTTGTGGCTCGAACATCGTCAACCAAAATTTCAAAAAGACCTTGACCAACAAATACTTAACCTGGTACAAACTACTCGGATTGGTTTATCTCAGGGTGCTAATTTACCTTGGCGATGGTATTTGAGGAATTGTCCAGATGTTTCCAAATTCTGA
- a CDS encoding FAD-dependent oxidoreductase — MKRSLFFLPLSLILWESAIPLAVAAPPRNPDRTEECEILVVGGGLSGSAAAYEGLLAGKTVCLTEITDWVGGQISSQGTSALDERVTQRRQLFFPRGYLELRQKIEKRYGRLNPGACWVSESCFLPRDAHKIMFDILKDAEDRGNGKLKWFPSTVIKELDISADGKQIQSAVAIQHRPAKGTPPLNTEPLSQKIEDAYRYENSARFDKTIIRFVPRKPRRSAQQPRPADWYVIEATETGELIGLADVPYRLGIDPRTPLEPSSSAEKGDAYCTQGFTYTFAMQATKDPQTHTMPSFYPQYAPYYSYELPRLASFPLVFTYRRIKSTHPDRTLPADPKQYPIDVGDISMQNWTWGNDYRPGTAQDNLIYTREQLQESGQLQPGGWMGGLRTETLRRGEENALGYFYWLVAGTTDSQLGENVKKPYPNNIFLSGFDSPMGTAHGLSKYPYMREGRRIIGRPSFGYSDGFTVWEIDISRNNFREDFYRNNLSADEYRRLWAELSGLYAIPVIIGEISPDEAKPQARSSIYPDTVGIGHYAIDFHPCMALSPPEAPGNKEREGTRRGQGAAYPFQIPLRAMIPQKIDNMLVAGKSIATSHTAAAAYRVHSFEWSAGAAAGTTAIFAMENGILPYQLVDELPRQEPQLEALQRRLEKNKNPVAFPNTSIFNQNWQDWQ; from the coding sequence ATGAAGCGATCGCTCTTTTTCCTACCACTAAGCTTAATTTTATGGGAATCAGCTATTCCCCTGGCCGTTGCTGCACCACCGAGAAACCCCGATCGCACGGAAGAATGCGAAATTTTAGTAGTAGGTGGCGGATTATCGGGTTCTGCTGCTGCTTATGAAGGTTTACTAGCAGGGAAAACCGTTTGCTTAACGGAAATCACCGACTGGGTAGGCGGACAAATTTCCTCCCAAGGAACTTCCGCCTTAGATGAACGAGTTACCCAACGCAGACAATTATTCTTTCCACGCGGTTATCTCGAACTTCGCCAAAAAATCGAAAAACGCTACGGTAGACTTAACCCCGGTGCTTGTTGGGTCAGCGAATCTTGTTTCCTACCCCGCGATGCCCACAAAATCATGTTTGATATCTTAAAAGATGCAGAGGATCGGGGTAATGGCAAACTGAAATGGTTCCCCTCTACAGTCATTAAGGAACTGGATATCAGCGCCGATGGGAAACAAATACAAAGTGCTGTAGCAATTCAACACCGTCCGGCGAAAGGAACACCACCCCTCAACACCGAACCTTTATCACAAAAAATCGAAGACGCTTACCGTTACGAAAATTCTGCTCGATTTGACAAAACCATTATCCGCTTCGTACCCAGAAAACCCCGCAGATCTGCCCAACAACCAAGACCAGCCGATTGGTACGTAATTGAAGCTACTGAAACTGGCGAATTAATTGGACTAGCTGACGTTCCCTATCGTTTGGGTATCGATCCTCGTACTCCCTTAGAACCTTCCTCTTCTGCGGAAAAGGGCGATGCTTACTGCACGCAAGGTTTCACCTACACCTTTGCAATGCAAGCCACAAAAGATCCCCAAACTCATACAATGCCGTCATTTTATCCCCAATACGCACCTTATTACAGTTATGAATTACCCAGATTAGCCAGTTTTCCCCTCGTTTTCACTTATCGCCGCATTAAAAGCACTCACCCAGATCGAACCCTACCCGCAGATCCCAAGCAATACCCGATCGACGTAGGGGATATTTCCATGCAAAACTGGACTTGGGGTAACGATTACCGTCCGGGAACCGCTCAAGATAACCTTATATATACTCGCGAACAATTGCAAGAATCGGGTCAGTTACAACCAGGTGGCTGGATGGGTGGACTGCGGACGGAAACTCTGCGGCGGGGTGAAGAAAATGCACTAGGCTATTTTTATTGGTTAGTAGCAGGAACCACTGATTCTCAACTAGGTGAGAATGTCAAAAAGCCGTATCCCAATAACATCTTCCTCTCCGGTTTTGATTCTCCAATGGGAACGGCGCATGGTTTATCCAAATATCCATATATGCGGGAAGGACGCCGCATTATCGGACGCCCCAGCTTTGGTTATTCAGATGGCTTTACAGTTTGGGAAATCGATATTTCTCGCAACAATTTCCGGGAAGATTTTTACCGCAATAACCTATCTGCTGACGAATATCGCCGTTTATGGGCAGAACTATCCGGTTTGTATGCCATTCCTGTAATTATTGGCGAAATTTCCCCAGATGAAGCTAAACCGCAAGCGCGTTCTAGCATTTATCCCGACACGGTTGGCATCGGTCATTACGCGATCGATTTCCATCCTTGCATGGCTTTAAGCCCACCAGAAGCCCCCGGTAATAAAGAACGAGAAGGTACTAGACGCGGACAAGGCGCAGCTTATCCTTTCCAAATCCCCCTCCGCGCCATGATTCCGCAAAAAATCGACAATATGCTAGTTGCTGGTAAAAGTATTGCCACCAGTCACACCGCCGCCGCCGCTTATCGCGTCCACTCCTTTGAATGGTCAGCAGGCGCAGCCGCAGGAACTACCGCCATTTTTGCAATGGAAAATGGCATTCTACCTTACCAATTAGTTGATGAACTTCCTCGCCAAGAACCTCAATTAGAAGCTTTGCAACGCCGCTTAGAGAAAAACAAAAACCCCGTAGCTTTCCCCAATACGTCAATTTTTAACCAAAATTGGCAAGATTGGCAGTAA
- a CDS encoding DUF2103 domain-containing protein: protein MSNSGSGRLVLNHSTHIPGLINFLEKLTKYPGIQTITPAVIGRAKGHSPKFQLKVSVPIRGGFKLIARHGKTFQEVFIITTCPQNELEDTIAQLIKN from the coding sequence ATGAGCAACTCCGGCAGTGGCAGGTTAGTCCTCAACCACTCTACTCACATCCCTGGTTTAATTAATTTTCTGGAAAAATTAACTAAATATCCCGGTATTCAAACGATTACCCCCGCAGTAATCGGACGGGCAAAAGGTCACTCCCCTAAATTTCAATTAAAAGTATCCGTACCGATTCGGGGTGGTTTTAAATTAATTGCCAGACATGGCAAAACCTTTCAAGAGGTTTTTATTATTACGACCTGTCCGCAAAATGAATTAGAAGATACGATCGCGCAACTGATTAAAAATTAA
- a CDS encoding metalloregulator ArsR/SmtB family transcription factor — protein sequence MSNKDTARYADIFAALGSQPRLEIMRLLFAAYPEGMTVSEIQAKLSIANSTLSHHLEKLRIEGLVDSRKEKQFFWYSANPKTVEELLFFLYNGCAIANPVTQSIKSKMTEEKYMFQNFFEWVMEKLFPASSDSDRGVPANFFQRWTQKAMTAIRLAERESRRLGHHYIGTEQILLGLLGEGSGIAWQFLNSAGVNFENTQKEVEKIIGRGRGLTPAQIPFTPKGKHVLELALEEAQQLGHNYIATEHLLLGIIREKEGLAVRVLQTLGVDLSNLEQRLRTALS from the coding sequence ATGAGCAATAAAGATACGGCTCGATATGCAGACATCTTTGCTGCATTGGGATCCCAACCGCGTCTGGAAATCATGCGACTGCTGTTTGCTGCTTACCCAGAAGGAATGACCGTCAGCGAAATTCAGGCCAAATTGTCTATAGCAAACTCGACACTTTCACACCATTTAGAAAAACTGCGGATTGAAGGATTAGTTGATTCTCGCAAAGAGAAACAATTCTTTTGGTATTCAGCTAATCCCAAAACAGTAGAGGAATTGCTTTTTTTCCTCTATAACGGTTGTGCGATCGCCAATCCAGTTACACAATCAATTAAAAGCAAGATGACAGAGGAAAAATATATGTTTCAAAACTTTTTTGAATGGGTAATGGAAAAACTCTTTCCTGCTTCATCTGATAGCGATCGAGGAGTTCCCGCCAATTTCTTTCAAAGATGGACACAAAAAGCAATGACAGCAATTAGGCTGGCGGAAAGAGAATCACGGCGCTTGGGTCATCATTATATTGGTACGGAGCAAATTTTGCTGGGATTGCTGGGAGAAGGTAGCGGTATAGCATGGCAGTTTCTCAATTCGGCGGGGGTAAATTTTGAAAATACTCAAAAAGAAGTCGAAAAAATTATCGGTCGAGGTAGAGGTTTGACTCCCGCTCAAATTCCCTTTACTCCCAAAGGAAAGCACGTTTTAGAATTGGCGTTAGAAGAAGCGCAACAATTAGGTCATAATTATATCGCAACCGAACATTTGTTATTAGGTATTATCAGGGAAAAAGAAGGTTTGGCAGTGAGAGTATTACAAACTCTAGGAGTAGACTTGTCTAATTTGGAACAAAGATTAAGAACAGCTTTGAGTTAA
- a CDS encoding PAS domain S-box protein: MKAASPSNELARQELLRQCQGVDTDPEQVFDDLIRLAAQVCDTPIAAIDLRDENRQWFQAQIGLDKGKMPSDCGERPICIPKKEIVIITDTLAARATRNSSLVTSYPYMRFYAGVPLITPEGEAIGTLCVIDQIPREISQEQVESLIVLSRHVVTHLQLRRKLATLACTALEYQQLEAQLTVREKLLTDFLENGTVGLHWVGPDGIIRWANQAELDLLGYSRQEYIGQHIAKFHVDRTVIDEILQKLAANETIRNYEARLRCKDGSIKHVLIDSNVFWENGEFIHSRCFTRDITDRKTIEEERDRFFTLSLDMLCIANVEGYFKRLNPAFEEILGYPHQELIAQPFFNFVHPEDIMSTIKELEKLAEGTPTIKFENRYRCKDGAYKWLAWRAFPLVEEGLIYAIARDITLDKQAEQERIELLQREQSARNRITNILESITDAFFALDNQWCFTYLNRQAEQLLQKTQAELLGKNIWDKFPEAVNSTFYREYHKAFLEQTSVEFEEFFPPLNTWFYVHAYPGKNSLSVYFQDITERKQIEQKIREQAALLDIATDAIFVQNMQHKILFWNKGAERLYGWSASEVLGTDISDILLYQDINFQYIKIQKALAESGAWQGELNQLTKSGKKIIVQSRWTLVKNEENQPKSVLIVNSDITEKKLLEAQFLRAQRMESIGTLASGIAHDLNNVLAPMLMAIQLLQIQLNDDRCQRLLPVLESNIKRGADLVKQVLSFARGIDGERTLLQLNHLISEINHIVRQTFPKSIKLITDIPQYIWAISGDATQLHQVLMNLCINARDAMPDGGILTITAENVFIDENLAKINIDAVVGYYIAISVSDTGIGMSPEIVDRIFEPFFTTKEVGKGTGLGLSTVIGIVKSHGGFVNVYSELGKGTRFQVYLPAKEEIETEQVEKLKLIEGQGELIFIIDDEIAIREITKTSLEASGYNAILASDGLEAVEIYQQYYQEIALVLLDMMMPNMDGLTTINKLKEINPAVKIIAMSGLTSSEMGLMISEKKVKGLLAKPYTTRELLKTISEVVNLP; the protein is encoded by the coding sequence ATGAAAGCTGCATCGCCTAGCAACGAATTAGCAAGGCAAGAATTACTCCGCCAGTGTCAGGGTGTTGACACAGATCCAGAACAAGTATTTGACGATCTCATCCGTTTAGCAGCGCAAGTTTGCGATACTCCCATAGCAGCGATCGATCTCAGAGATGAAAACCGACAGTGGTTTCAAGCTCAAATTGGTTTAGACAAAGGAAAAATGCCCTCAGATTGCGGTGAACGTCCTATTTGCATCCCCAAAAAGGAAATAGTAATTATTACCGATACCTTAGCCGCTCGCGCGACCAGGAATAGTTCGTTGGTGACTTCTTATCCTTATATGCGATTTTATGCAGGCGTACCCCTAATTACGCCAGAAGGTGAAGCGATCGGAACTCTTTGTGTAATTGACCAAATACCGCGAGAAATTAGCCAAGAGCAAGTAGAATCACTCATAGTGTTGAGCCGTCACGTAGTTACTCATTTACAATTAAGACGTAAATTAGCCACCTTAGCTTGTACTGCGCTGGAATACCAACAGTTAGAAGCGCAGCTAACTGTTAGAGAAAAACTACTCACCGATTTTTTAGAAAATGGAACGGTTGGTTTACATTGGGTAGGGCCAGATGGCATTATTAGATGGGCGAATCAAGCAGAATTAGATTTACTCGGCTACTCTCGCCAAGAGTATATCGGTCAACATATTGCGAAATTTCATGTCGATCGCACAGTAATAGATGAAATTTTACAGAAGTTAGCAGCAAACGAGACAATTCGTAATTATGAGGCGAGGCTGCGGTGTAAAGATGGCTCGATCAAGCACGTACTGATCGACTCCAATGTATTTTGGGAAAACGGAGAATTTATTCACAGTCGATGCTTTACGCGAGATATCACCGATCGCAAAACCATCGAAGAAGAACGCGATCGCTTCTTTACCCTTTCCCTCGATATGTTGTGTATCGCCAATGTAGAAGGTTATTTTAAGCGTTTGAATCCAGCTTTTGAAGAAATACTCGGATATCCTCATCAGGAACTAATAGCACAGCCGTTTTTCAACTTTGTTCATCCGGAAGATATAATGTCCACTATCAAAGAACTAGAAAAACTGGCTGAAGGTACGCCGACGATCAAATTTGAAAATCGCTACCGTTGTAAAGATGGCGCTTACAAATGGTTGGCTTGGAGAGCTTTTCCTTTGGTAGAGGAAGGTTTGATTTACGCGATCGCTCGCGATATCACCCTTGACAAGCAAGCCGAACAAGAGCGCATTGAACTTTTGCAAAGAGAACAATCAGCACGCAACCGCATAACCAACATTTTAGAAAGTATTACAGATGCTTTTTTTGCCTTAGATAATCAATGGTGCTTTACCTACCTAAACCGCCAAGCCGAGCAGCTTTTACAGAAAACCCAAGCAGAACTTTTAGGAAAAAATATCTGGGATAAATTCCCTGAAGCCGTTAATTCTACCTTTTACCGAGAGTATCACAAGGCATTTTTAGAACAAACCAGCGTTGAATTTGAAGAATTTTTTCCGCCGCTGAATACATGGTTTTACGTCCACGCTTATCCTGGCAAAAATAGCTTATCAGTTTACTTTCAAGACATTACGGAACGCAAACAAATCGAACAAAAAATTCGCGAACAAGCTGCGTTGTTAGACATCGCTACAGATGCTATTTTCGTGCAAAATATGCAGCATAAAATTTTATTTTGGAACAAAGGTGCAGAACGTCTTTACGGTTGGTCTGCTTCAGAAGTTTTAGGCACCGACATTTCCGATATCTTATTATATCAAGACATCAACTTTCAATATATAAAAATCCAAAAGGCTTTGGCAGAAAGCGGTGCTTGGCAAGGAGAATTAAACCAGCTTACTAAGTCTGGTAAAAAAATTATCGTGCAAAGCCGCTGGACGCTCGTAAAAAATGAAGAAAATCAACCGAAATCAGTTTTAATAGTTAACAGCGATATCACCGAAAAAAAACTACTAGAAGCCCAGTTTCTCCGCGCCCAAAGGATGGAAAGCATAGGCACTCTTGCCAGTGGCATCGCCCACGATTTGAATAACGTGCTAGCGCCCATGTTGATGGCCATTCAACTGCTACAAATCCAACTGAATGACGATCGCTGTCAAAGGCTTTTACCAGTTTTAGAAAGCAACATTAAACGGGGGGCTGACTTAGTAAAACAAGTACTTTCATTTGCCAGAGGAATTGATGGCGAACGTACCCTTTTACAATTAAATCACCTCATTTCAGAAATTAACCATATTGTCAGACAAACATTCCCCAAATCAATCAAATTAATTACTGATATTCCTCAATATATTTGGGCTATTTCCGGAGATGCTACCCAGCTACATCAAGTTTTAATGAATCTTTGTATTAATGCTCGCGATGCCATGCCTGATGGTGGTATTTTGACTATTACGGCTGAGAACGTATTTATAGATGAAAATTTGGCCAAGATAAATATTGATGCTGTAGTTGGTTACTATATAGCGATTAGCGTTTCCGATACGGGAATAGGAATGAGTCCGGAAATAGTAGATCGAATTTTTGAACCATTTTTTACGACTAAAGAAGTAGGTAAAGGTACGGGTCTTGGTTTATCTACAGTAATTGGGATTGTCAAAAGCCACGGTGGTTTTGTTAATGTTTATAGCGAATTAGGAAAAGGAACGAGATTTCAAGTATATTTGCCAGCCAAAGAAGAAATAGAAACCGAACAAGTAGAGAAGCTCAAACTAATAGAAGGACAAGGAGAACTAATTTTTATAATAGATGATGAAATAGCTATTCGGGAAATTACCAAAACAAGTCTAGAGGCATCTGGTTACAATGCTATACTGGCGAGTGATGGTTTGGAAGCAGTGGAAATTTATCAGCAGTATTATCAAGAAATAGCATTAGTATTGCTGGATATGATGATGCCAAACATGGATGGTTTAACCACTATTAATAAATTAAAAGAAATTAATCCTGCTGTTAAAATTATTGCAATGAGCGGGCTAACTTCCAGCGAAATGGGATTGATGATTAGCGAGAAAAAAGTGAAAGGATTATTAGCTAAGCCTTATACAACTAGAGAATTATTAAAAACCATTAGCGAAGTGGTAAACTTACCATAA
- the clpS gene encoding ATP-dependent Clp protease adapter ClpS: MTTLVSAAVHAMANAPIVAPERKSQVTRKTYPNYKVIVLDDDFNTFQHVHDCLVKYIPAMTSDRAWELTNQVHYEGQAIVWVGPQEQAELYHQQLSRAGLTMAPLEAA, encoded by the coding sequence ATGACTACTTTAGTTTCAGCAGCTGTTCACGCAATGGCAAATGCACCGATTGTAGCTCCTGAACGCAAGAGTCAAGTTACCCGCAAAACTTATCCCAATTACAAAGTAATCGTGTTGGATGATGACTTCAACACTTTTCAGCACGTCCACGATTGCTTAGTCAAATATATTCCTGCTATGACAAGCGATCGCGCTTGGGAACTCACCAATCAGGTACACTATGAAGGACAAGCCATTGTTTGGGTTGGGCCACAAGAGCAGGCGGAACTTTATCACCAGCAATTGAGTCGAGCCGGATTAACTATGGCTCCCTTAGAAGCAGCATAA
- the mgtE gene encoding magnesium transporter produces MLTQERRVALSDIADLNQLKLELNSIPAVDAGDYIAELTPAKRAIAFRLLNKDQAIDVFEYLPPEVQEELIGSLHNAQVCQIVEAMRPDDRAELFDELPAGVVKRLVPQLSSPERHATATILGYAEGTAGRVMTTEYVRLREGLTVGEALSKIRLSDADKETIYYAYVTDDNRKLVQVVSLRQLLFTFPDVLIRDIASNRVVKVRTDTNQEEVAQLMKRYDLIAVPVVDREDRLVGIITVDDVVDILEEEATEDIQKLAGISGDEAALSPPVVTIRKRLPWLVGNIGLYVGAASAIAPFQTVISTVPVLAVIMPILSNTSGNVAIQALSVTVRGLGVGEVTPIDTLKILRKEILAGLGTAFALGVCLGILSLIWSPANDRWVAIVASLVMVVNVFVAAILGTVLPMGLKRLNLDPALISGPLLTTMLDAIGFFTFLSLISVTLQFL; encoded by the coding sequence ATGCTCACTCAAGAAAGACGTGTTGCACTATCGGATATTGCTGACTTAAATCAGCTGAAGTTAGAACTTAACAGCATACCGGCAGTGGATGCAGGAGATTATATTGCGGAATTAACTCCCGCAAAACGAGCGATCGCATTTCGCTTGTTGAATAAAGATCAGGCAATTGATGTATTTGAATATTTACCACCAGAAGTGCAGGAAGAACTGATCGGTTCGTTACATAATGCTCAAGTCTGCCAAATTGTCGAGGCGATGCGTCCCGACGATCGGGCCGAATTGTTTGATGAATTGCCAGCTGGGGTGGTGAAAAGATTGGTGCCCCAACTTAGCTCGCCAGAAAGACACGCCACGGCAACCATTTTAGGTTACGCAGAAGGCACGGCTGGTCGGGTAATGACGACGGAATACGTGCGCCTGCGAGAAGGATTAACGGTTGGGGAAGCTCTCAGCAAAATCCGTTTGAGTGATGCTGATAAAGAAACGATTTACTATGCTTATGTCACTGACGATAACCGCAAACTAGTACAAGTGGTGTCGTTACGCCAGTTGTTATTTACTTTTCCGGATGTGTTAATTCGAGATATTGCTAGTAATCGGGTGGTGAAAGTTCGTACCGATACCAATCAAGAAGAAGTGGCGCAATTAATGAAGCGCTATGACTTGATTGCGGTTCCAGTGGTCGATCGAGAAGACCGTCTAGTAGGAATTATCACCGTTGATGACGTAGTGGATATCTTAGAAGAAGAAGCGACGGAAGATATTCAAAAATTAGCAGGGATCAGCGGTGATGAAGCTGCTTTGTCTCCTCCTGTGGTGACCATTCGCAAGCGCTTACCCTGGCTGGTCGGTAATATTGGGCTTTATGTGGGTGCAGCAAGCGCGATCGCACCTTTTCAAACAGTAATTTCTACCGTTCCAGTACTGGCTGTCATTATGCCAATTTTGTCTAACACCAGCGGTAATGTAGCTATTCAAGCCTTATCAGTCACAGTGCGAGGACTGGGTGTAGGCGAAGTCACGCCTATTGATACCCTCAAAATTCTTCGTAAAGAAATCCTCGCTGGTTTAGGTACGGCTTTTGCACTCGGCGTTTGCTTGGGTATTTTATCTTTAATTTGGTCTCCTGCTAACGATCGATGGGTTGCCATAGTTGCTTCCCTGGTAATGGTGGTTAACGTATTCGTAGCTGCTATTTTGGGAACTGTTTTACCAATGGGATTAAAACGGCTTAATCTCGACCCGGCTTTGATTAGCGGGCCATTACTTACCACTATGCTGGATGCGATCGGTTTCTTTACTTTCTTATCCTTGATTTCTGTTACTTTACAGTTCCTATAA